A region from the Nocardia terpenica genome encodes:
- a CDS encoding proteasome assembly chaperone family protein, whose protein sequence is MDYESRMYELEFPAPQLSSADGAGPVLVHGLEGFTDAGHAVRLATTHLRESLEAELVASFDVDELLDYRSRRPLMTFKTDHFSDYADPELNLWALRDTAGTPFLLLAGLEPDLRWEKFITAVRLLAEQLGVRRTIGLSAIPMAIPHTRPLGVTAHASDRDLIGEHQRWPGELQVPGSASSLLEYRMAQHGHESIGFSVHVPHYLAQTAYPEAAQTLLENVAENAGLDLPLAALSESAARVREQVNEHIAGNAEVETVVHALERQYDSFVTAQERQSSLLAGEADLPTGDELGAEFERFLAEQSGYGDDGFDDHR, encoded by the coding sequence ATGGACTACGAGTCGCGAATGTACGAGTTGGAGTTTCCCGCTCCCCAGCTCTCGTCCGCGGACGGTGCGGGTCCGGTGCTGGTGCACGGGCTGGAGGGTTTCACCGACGCCGGCCACGCGGTACGCCTGGCCACCACCCACCTGCGGGAGAGCCTCGAGGCCGAGCTGGTCGCCTCGTTCGATGTGGACGAGCTGCTCGACTACCGCTCCCGGCGACCGCTCATGACCTTCAAGACCGACCATTTCTCCGACTACGCCGACCCGGAGCTGAACCTGTGGGCCCTGCGTGACACCGCGGGGACGCCGTTCCTGCTGCTGGCCGGCCTGGAACCGGACCTGCGCTGGGAGAAGTTCATCACCGCGGTGCGACTACTCGCCGAGCAGCTGGGGGTCCGGCGCACCATCGGCCTGAGCGCGATCCCGATGGCGATTCCGCACACCCGCCCGCTGGGCGTCACCGCGCACGCCAGCGACCGCGACCTGATCGGCGAGCACCAGCGCTGGCCGGGTGAGCTGCAGGTGCCCGGCAGCGCGTCCTCGCTGCTGGAGTACCGCATGGCCCAGCACGGCCACGAGTCGATCGGCTTCTCCGTGCACGTGCCGCACTACCTCGCCCAGACCGCGTATCCCGAAGCGGCACAGACGCTTCTGGAGAACGTCGCCGAGAACGCCGGGCTGGATCTGCCGCTGGCGGCGCTGAGCGAATCCGCGGCCCGGGTGCGCGAGCAGGTCAACGAGCACATCGCCGGTAATGCCGAGGTGGAGACCGTGGTGCACGCGCTCGAGCGCCAGTACGACAGCTTCGTCACCGCGCAGGAGCGCCAGTCCAGCCTGCTGGCCGGCGAGGCCGACCTGCCCACCGGCGACGAACTCGGCGCCGAGTTCGAGCGCTTCCTCGCCGAGCAGTCCGGTTACGGCGACGACGGATTCGACGATCACCGGTAG
- a CDS encoding DEAD/DEAH box helicase, producing the protein MQLSELIPDRVVPDVDADWLYESFAEWAAGQNLTLYPAQEEALLELMTGANVILATPTGSGKSLVALGAHFAALNRGQRSYYTAPIKALVSEKFFALCEVFGAERVGMVTGDAAVNPDAPIICATAEILANLALREGADADVGQVVMDEFHFYSDPDRGWAWQVPLLELPKAQFLLMSATLGEVDFFRGDLEQRTGRPTAIVAGTERPVPLLFSYRRTPITETLEELVTTNQSPVYVVHFTQAAALERAQALTSVNFASKAEKDAIAEAIGGFRFSSGFGKTLSRLIRHGIGVHHAGMLPKYRRLVERLAQEGLLKVVCGTDTLGVGINVPIRTVLLTGLTKFDGVRTRRLKAREFHQIAGRAGRAGYDTMGTVVVQAPEHEVENARLLAKAGDDPKKQRKVQRRKPPEGFVSWSEDTFDRLVAAAPEPMVSRFRVTNALLLNVIARRGNCFDAMRHLLEDNHEPRPAQRKHILKAIRLYRALRDAGVVQQLDEPDEFGRRARLTVDLQRDFALDQPLSPFALAALDLLDSDAPTYTLDVVSIIESTLEDPRQLLLAQQHRARGAAIAEMKADGIDYDERMELLEDITWPKPLAELIEPAFETYRAGHPWVSEFSPSPKAVVREMIERSLTFAELISQYELARSEGMVLRYLADAYRALRRTVPESARTEELEDLTEWLGELVRQVDSSLLDEWEQLTNPGAETDADQLAFGAETVRPISANERAFRVMVRNAVFRRVELAALHRWDALGELGDGPDWETELAPYFAEYDAIGTGPNARGPRLFQLRQGPEFWRVRQVLDDPAGDHGWSVDAVVDLAESDAAGEVVFDEIAVTAG; encoded by the coding sequence GTGCAGCTGTCCGAACTGATTCCCGACCGTGTCGTGCCCGATGTGGACGCGGACTGGTTGTACGAATCGTTCGCCGAATGGGCCGCCGGCCAGAACCTGACGCTGTACCCGGCGCAGGAGGAGGCGCTGCTCGAGCTGATGACCGGCGCCAACGTCATTCTCGCGACCCCGACCGGCTCCGGTAAATCCCTGGTGGCCCTGGGCGCGCACTTCGCCGCGCTCAATCGGGGGCAGCGCAGCTACTACACGGCTCCGATCAAGGCGCTGGTCAGCGAGAAGTTCTTCGCGCTGTGCGAGGTGTTCGGCGCGGAGCGGGTCGGCATGGTGACCGGCGACGCGGCGGTCAACCCGGACGCGCCGATCATCTGCGCGACCGCCGAGATCCTGGCGAATCTGGCGCTGCGCGAGGGTGCGGACGCCGATGTCGGCCAGGTCGTGATGGACGAGTTCCACTTCTACTCCGACCCCGACCGCGGCTGGGCCTGGCAGGTGCCGCTGCTGGAGCTGCCGAAGGCGCAGTTCCTGCTCATGTCGGCGACCCTCGGCGAGGTCGACTTCTTCCGCGGCGACCTCGAGCAGCGCACCGGCCGCCCCACCGCGATCGTTGCCGGTACCGAACGCCCGGTGCCGCTGCTGTTCTCCTATCGGCGCACCCCGATCACCGAAACCCTCGAGGAACTGGTCACCACCAACCAGTCCCCCGTCTACGTCGTGCATTTCACCCAGGCCGCCGCCCTCGAACGCGCGCAGGCGCTGACCAGCGTCAACTTCGCCAGCAAGGCCGAGAAGGACGCCATCGCCGAGGCCATCGGCGGCTTCCGCTTCTCCAGCGGTTTCGGCAAGACGCTGTCGCGGCTGATCCGACACGGCATCGGCGTGCACCACGCGGGCATGCTGCCCAAGTACCGTCGCCTCGTGGAACGCCTCGCGCAGGAGGGCCTGCTGAAGGTGGTGTGCGGCACCGACACCCTCGGCGTCGGCATCAACGTGCCCATCCGCACGGTGCTGCTGACCGGGCTCACCAAGTTCGACGGCGTGCGCACCCGGCGGCTCAAGGCCCGCGAATTCCATCAGATCGCCGGGCGGGCGGGCCGCGCCGGTTACGACACCATGGGCACGGTCGTGGTGCAGGCCCCCGAGCACGAGGTCGAGAACGCGCGCCTGCTCGCGAAGGCGGGCGACGATCCGAAAAAGCAGCGCAAGGTGCAGCGCCGCAAGCCGCCGGAGGGCTTCGTGTCCTGGTCCGAGGACACCTTCGACCGGCTGGTCGCCGCCGCACCGGAGCCGATGGTGTCGCGCTTCCGGGTGACCAATGCCCTGCTGCTCAATGTGATCGCGCGCCGCGGCAACTGCTTCGACGCCATGCGCCACCTGCTCGAGGACAACCACGAGCCCCGGCCCGCACAGCGCAAGCACATCCTGAAGGCGATCCGCCTGTATCGCGCGCTGCGCGACGCCGGTGTGGTGCAGCAGCTCGACGAACCCGACGAGTTCGGCCGCCGCGCCCGGCTCACCGTCGACCTGCAGCGCGACTTCGCGCTCGACCAACCCCTATCGCCGTTCGCGCTCGCCGCGCTCGATCTACTTGACAGCGACGCGCCGACCTACACACTTGATGTGGTGTCGATCATCGAGTCCACGCTGGAGGACCCCCGCCAGTTGCTGCTCGCCCAGCAGCACCGGGCGCGCGGCGCCGCCATCGCGGAGATGAAGGCCGACGGCATCGACTACGACGAGCGCATGGAGCTGCTCGAGGACATCACCTGGCCCAAACCACTGGCCGAGCTCATCGAACCGGCCTTCGAGACCTATCGCGCCGGGCACCCCTGGGTGTCGGAGTTCAGCCCCTCCCCCAAGGCCGTGGTGCGCGAAATGATCGAGCGCTCACTGACTTTCGCCGAACTGATCAGCCAGTACGAGCTGGCCCGCTCCGAGGGCATGGTGCTGCGCTACCTCGCCGACGCCTATCGCGCGCTGCGCCGCACGGTCCCCGAATCGGCCCGCACCGAGGAGCTCGAGGACCTCACCGAGTGGCTGGGTGAGCTTGTGCGCCAAGTGGATTCGAGCCTGCTCGACGAGTGGGAGCAGCTCACCAATCCGGGCGCGGAGACCGATGCCGACCAGTTGGCGTTCGGCGCGGAGACGGTGCGCCCGATCTCCGCCAACGAGCGCGCCTTCCGAGTCATGGTGCGCAACGCCGTATTCCGGCGCGTGGAGCTGGCCGCGCTGCACCGCTGGGACGCCCTCGGCGAGCTCGGCGACGGCCCCGACTGGGAGACCGAGCTGGCCCCCTACTTCGCCGAGTACGACGCGATCGGCACCGGCCCGAACGCGCGCGGCCCGCGCCTGTTCCAGCTCCGGCAGGGGCCCGAATTCTGGCGCGTGCGCCAGGTACTCGACGATCCCGCGGGCGACCACGGCTGGTCCGTCGACGCCGTGGTCGACCTCGCCGAATCCGACGCCGCCGGCGAAGTGGTGTTCGATGAGATCGCGGTGACGGCGGGATGA
- a CDS encoding type III PLP-dependent enzyme has translation MPESPCLVIDLQRVRDNYRALRSALPTARIRFAVKASPVPEIIRLLADEGAEFDVASIGEIEQCLSLGVDPAVMCYGNPIKKATQIATAHTAGVRRYAFDTEDDLERIAIHAPGAEVECRFLASAPQSQTPFGTKFGCAPGEAVRLMVRARDLGLRVVGPYFHVGSQQLDPAAWRIGIEQAGAIAEALAVKDIPVSSVNIGGGLPISYADPAPELAELGAVIAAAAARHLPEHADLVVEPGRALVGSAGVIHAEVVNVRMAPDGRRWVYLDVGRYNGMAETENEYIAYRIETLRDGDTRDEAVIAGPTCDGDDVLYQRTRVLLPTTLRAGDPVRILDTGAYTASYSSVSFNGFPPLTVHVIGAERE, from the coding sequence GTGCCCGAGTCGCCCTGCCTCGTCATCGACCTGCAACGGGTGCGCGACAACTACCGCGCACTCCGATCCGCCCTACCCACAGCGCGAATTCGATTCGCGGTCAAGGCTTCTCCGGTGCCGGAGATCATCCGGCTGCTCGCCGACGAGGGTGCGGAATTCGATGTCGCCAGCATCGGCGAGATCGAGCAGTGCCTGAGCCTGGGCGTCGACCCGGCTGTCATGTGCTACGGCAATCCGATCAAGAAGGCCACCCAGATCGCCACCGCCCACACGGCGGGCGTGCGCCGGTACGCCTTCGACACCGAGGACGATCTGGAGCGCATCGCGATCCACGCCCCGGGCGCGGAGGTCGAGTGCCGGTTCCTGGCCTCGGCGCCGCAGTCGCAGACGCCCTTCGGCACCAAATTCGGTTGCGCGCCCGGCGAGGCGGTGCGGCTGATGGTGCGGGCGCGCGATCTCGGGCTGCGGGTGGTCGGGCCCTATTTCCATGTGGGCTCACAGCAACTCGATCCGGCCGCCTGGCGGATCGGTATCGAACAGGCCGGTGCCATCGCGGAAGCGCTGGCCGTCAAGGACATTCCGGTCAGCTCCGTGAATATCGGTGGGGGACTGCCGATTTCGTACGCCGACCCGGCGCCGGAGCTGGCCGAACTGGGTGCCGTCATCGCCGCCGCCGCGGCCCGGCACCTCCCGGAGCACGCCGATCTGGTGGTGGAACCCGGCCGCGCCCTGGTGGGCAGCGCCGGGGTGATCCACGCCGAGGTCGTGAACGTGCGCATGGCGCCGGACGGGCGGCGCTGGGTATACCTCGATGTCGGCCGCTACAACGGCATGGCCGAGACCGAGAACGAGTACATCGCCTACCGGATCGAAACCTTACGAGACGGTGACACCAGGGACGAGGCGGTGATAGCCGGTCCGACCTGCGATGGAGACGATGTACTCTATCAACGCACGCGGGTCCTCCTACCGACCACGTTGCGAGCCGGTGATCCCGTTCGGATCCTCGATACCGGCGCCTATACGGCGAGCTATTCGTCGGTGTCCTTCAACGGTTTTCCGCCTTTGACAGTCCATGTCATCGGCGCTGAGCGAGAGTGA
- the speD gene encoding adenosylmethionine decarboxylase — MTAEFTGWHVLAEFGGVDAALCNDLERLETALRKSLVAAGVTICDVVRKQFEPQGVTVLALLSESHASIHTYPESGDIFVDVFTCGSIGSGATKAVELLQQELSPTAVNMEVVQRGHTARRIHEPVGNGLTRIWDLSEVIVDTRTPFQHMVIARTEQGVSLFSDDDRQSTEFSQLTYHEAMLVPAYALAERLDRVLIIGSGEGVASQMSVAAGASHVDHVDIDQLEVELCAKHLPYGYTEADLAAAVAHEGPIKMHYADGWDFLSRAQEQGVRYDVICIDLPDERVEDAQHNRLYEEEFLTRCKSLLSDGGVLAAQAGCATMWRNETLKRSWQRFGELFDTVVPYGSDEHEWTFLFGVAKPIADPVEAMTSRLSRLPYRAETVDERALVRGAIEPYALRVAVPV; from the coding sequence ATGACGGCAGAATTCACCGGCTGGCATGTGCTGGCCGAGTTCGGTGGTGTCGACGCAGCCCTCTGCAACGACCTCGAACGACTCGAAACCGCACTTCGAAAATCGTTGGTCGCCGCGGGGGTGACCATCTGCGATGTCGTGCGCAAACAGTTCGAGCCGCAGGGGGTCACGGTACTTGCCCTGCTGTCGGAGTCGCATGCCTCGATTCACACCTACCCCGAGTCCGGTGACATCTTCGTCGACGTATTCACTTGCGGCAGTATCGGTTCCGGCGCCACCAAGGCGGTAGAGCTACTGCAGCAAGAACTTTCGCCGACGGCAGTGAACATGGAAGTGGTCCAGCGCGGCCACACCGCCCGCCGGATCCACGAGCCGGTCGGCAACGGGCTGACCCGGATCTGGGATCTGTCCGAGGTCATCGTCGACACCCGAACTCCGTTCCAGCACATGGTGATCGCGCGGACCGAGCAGGGTGTGTCGCTGTTCTCCGACGACGATCGCCAGTCCACGGAGTTCTCCCAGCTGACCTATCACGAGGCCATGCTGGTCCCGGCGTACGCGCTGGCCGAGCGGCTGGACCGGGTGCTGATCATCGGCTCGGGCGAGGGCGTGGCGAGCCAGATGTCGGTGGCGGCGGGCGCCTCGCACGTCGACCACGTCGACATCGATCAGCTCGAGGTGGAGCTGTGCGCCAAGCATCTGCCCTACGGCTACACCGAGGCCGATCTGGCCGCGGCGGTCGCCCACGAGGGCCCGATCAAGATGCACTACGCCGACGGCTGGGACTTCCTGTCCCGGGCGCAGGAGCAGGGCGTGCGCTACGACGTCATCTGTATCGACCTGCCCGACGAGCGGGTCGAGGACGCCCAGCACAACCGCCTCTACGAGGAGGAATTCCTCACCCGCTGCAAGTCGCTGCTCTCCGACGGCGGCGTGCTGGCGGCCCAGGCGGGCTGTGCGACCATGTGGCGCAACGAAACCCTGAAGCGCTCCTGGCAGCGCTTCGGCGAGCTGTTCGACACGGTCGTCCCCTACGGCTCCGACGAGCACGAGTGGACGTTCCTGTTCGGCGTCGCCAAGCCGATCGCCGACCCGGTCGAGGCGATGACGTCGCGGCTGTCCCGGCTGCCCTACCGCGCCGAGACCGTCGACGAGCGCGCCCTGGTGCGCGGCGCCATCGAGCCCTACGCGCTGCGGGTGGCCGTCCCCGTCTGA
- a CDS encoding ABC transporter ATP-binding protein, giving the protein MADSNPAEVRLTDVTVSYPAAAGEHVAVSGLDLAVGRGRFVSIVGPTGCGKSTVLNLVAGLLRPSSGTVLVDGQPLAGRNHRAGYLFQQDTLLPWQSVLDNVALGLRIRGVGKDERTARAREWLARVGLSGFEDAYPYQLSGGMRRRAAIARTWIVDPEILLMDEPFGALDVHTRQLMETELLGLWTGSGKTVLFVTHDLDEAIALSDEVVLLSSGPGSRIVGSYPIDLPRPRELLDIRTRPDFLRMHRSIWSDLRDEVVKTYAAGR; this is encoded by the coding sequence GTGGCAGACAGCAACCCCGCCGAGGTGCGGCTGACGGACGTGACCGTGTCGTATCCGGCCGCCGCCGGGGAACATGTGGCGGTATCCGGGCTGGACCTCGCGGTGGGCCGGGGCCGATTCGTGTCGATCGTGGGCCCGACCGGGTGCGGCAAGTCGACCGTGCTCAATCTCGTGGCGGGCCTGCTGCGGCCCTCGAGCGGCACGGTGCTGGTCGACGGGCAGCCGCTGGCGGGCCGTAATCACCGGGCGGGCTACCTGTTTCAGCAGGACACCCTGCTGCCCTGGCAGAGCGTGCTGGACAATGTGGCGCTCGGGCTGCGCATCCGCGGCGTCGGCAAGGACGAGCGGACCGCCCGCGCGCGCGAATGGCTCGCCCGGGTGGGCCTGTCGGGGTTCGAGGACGCCTATCCGTATCAGCTGTCCGGCGGCATGCGCCGGCGGGCCGCCATCGCCCGGACCTGGATCGTGGACCCGGAGATCCTGCTCATGGACGAGCCGTTCGGCGCGCTCGACGTCCACACCCGGCAGCTGATGGAGACCGAGCTGCTGGGGCTGTGGACCGGCAGCGGCAAGACCGTGCTGTTCGTGACCCACGATCTCGACGAGGCCATCGCCCTGTCCGACGAGGTGGTGCTGCTGTCGTCCGGGCCGGGCAGCCGGATCGTCGGCAGCTATCCGATCGACCTGCCGCGCCCGCGCGAGCTGCTCGACATTCGCACCCGGCCCGACTTCCTGCGCATGCACCGCTCCATCTGGTCGGATCTGCGCGACGAGGTGGTGAAAACCTATGCGGCGGGGCGGTGA
- a CDS encoding ABC transporter permease — MRRGGERVVLGAARILVGVLVVAGWELGARCGALDVFFFSRPSDIAVRLGAWFGSGSIWGHLRVTLTEAALALLLGGAAGMVAGFLLARARFAAAVLDPYLKMCNALPRVVLAPIFLLWFGLGIWSKVALGVSLVLFIVFFNTYRGVREVDPVLVDSVRMLGASDARLLRHVLLPSALTWIFSSLHISIGFALVGAVVGEYLGASRGIGYLISQAEGTFDTTGVFTGITVLCAVVLLVDLAVARAERRLLRWQPPRVTTSTGER; from the coding sequence ATGCGGCGGGGCGGTGAGCGCGTCGTGCTGGGCGCGGCCCGGATCCTGGTGGGCGTGCTCGTCGTCGCCGGATGGGAGCTGGGGGCGCGCTGCGGCGCGCTCGACGTGTTCTTCTTCTCCCGGCCCAGCGATATCGCGGTCCGGCTCGGCGCCTGGTTCGGTTCGGGGTCGATCTGGGGCCATCTGCGGGTCACGCTGACCGAGGCGGCGCTGGCCCTGCTCCTGGGCGGCGCGGCGGGCATGGTCGCCGGATTCCTGCTGGCCCGTGCGCGATTCGCCGCCGCCGTGCTCGATCCCTATCTGAAGATGTGCAATGCGCTGCCGCGGGTGGTGCTGGCGCCGATCTTTCTGCTGTGGTTCGGGCTGGGCATCTGGTCGAAGGTCGCGCTGGGGGTGAGCCTGGTGTTGTTCATCGTCTTCTTCAACACCTATCGCGGTGTGCGCGAGGTCGATCCGGTGCTCGTGGACAGCGTCCGCATGCTGGGCGCGAGCGATGCCCGGCTGCTGCGGCACGTGCTGCTGCCCTCGGCGCTCACCTGGATCTTCTCCAGCCTGCACATCAGCATCGGTTTCGCGCTGGTGGGCGCCGTCGTCGGCGAGTACCTGGGCGCCTCGCGCGGGATCGGCTATCTGATCTCGCAGGCGGAGGGCACCTTCGACACCACCGGCGTGTTCACCGGGATCACCGTGCTGTGCGCGGTGGTGCTGCTCGTCGACCTCGCCGTCGCGCGCGCCGAACGCCGCCTGCTGCGGTGGCAACCCCCTCGAGTCACGACAAGCACGGGAGAACGATGA
- a CDS encoding ABC transporter substrate-binding protein — translation MRAKIAALLALALVALVGCAQKSGGGHHITIGVGGQSLPVYLPLTLAQRLGFFDRAGVDVRIEDMQGGSKALQALQGGSVDVVAGYYDHTIQMQAKNRAVTSFVTMLDRPELVLAVSPAAHRPIASVADLRGANVGVTAPGSSSHFFLQYLLARSGTPADAVSVQAIGGAATAVAAMENGRVDAAAMVDPAFSLLQQRAGADRVRVLTDTRTADGVRQTFGVSDYPAAVLYSTPRWLGGNDRNARALAAAIVRTLRWIDQHTAEQIAAAMPAEYAQDNRAVYIDTIAKMKDGFSRDGRMPAEGAEAVRKVLAQSDPEVAKADIDLSRTYSDEYLPTDGPA, via the coding sequence ATGAGAGCGAAGATCGCCGCACTGCTGGCGCTGGCACTGGTGGCCCTGGTCGGCTGCGCGCAGAAATCCGGTGGCGGCCACCACATTACGATCGGCGTCGGCGGCCAGTCGCTGCCGGTGTACCTCCCGCTGACCCTGGCCCAGCGGCTCGGCTTCTTCGACCGGGCGGGCGTCGACGTCCGCATCGAGGACATGCAGGGCGGGTCCAAGGCCCTGCAGGCGCTGCAGGGTGGCAGCGTCGACGTCGTTGCCGGGTACTACGACCACACCATTCAGATGCAGGCCAAGAACCGCGCGGTGACCTCGTTCGTGACGATGCTGGACCGGCCCGAGTTGGTGCTCGCGGTATCCCCGGCCGCGCACCGGCCGATCGCCTCGGTCGCCGATCTGCGCGGCGCGAATGTCGGTGTCACCGCGCCGGGTTCGTCGAGCCACTTCTTCCTGCAATACCTGCTCGCCCGGAGCGGCACACCCGCGGACGCGGTGTCGGTGCAGGCCATCGGCGGGGCCGCCACCGCCGTCGCGGCGATGGAGAACGGCCGCGTCGACGCCGCGGCCATGGTCGACCCGGCCTTCTCGCTGCTGCAGCAGCGCGCCGGGGCCGACCGGGTGCGGGTCCTCACCGACACCCGCACCGCCGACGGCGTGCGGCAGACCTTCGGCGTCTCCGATTACCCTGCGGCCGTGCTGTATTCGACCCCGCGATGGCTGGGCGGCAACGACCGCAATGCCCGCGCGCTCGCCGCCGCGATCGTGCGCACCCTGCGGTGGATCGACCAGCACACCGCCGAGCAGATCGCCGCCGCGATGCCCGCCGAGTACGCCCAGGACAACCGCGCCGTCTACATCGACACGATCGCCAAGATGAAGGACGGATTCTCGCGCGACGGCCGGATGCCCGCCGAGGGCGCGGAGGCGGTACGCAAGGTGCTCGCCCAATCCGATCCCGAGGTGGCCAAGGCCGATATCGACCTGTCCCGCACCTACTCCGACGAGTACCTGCCGACGGACGGCCCGGCGTGA
- a CDS encoding cytochrome P450 has product MAAIADRADSAPALRLHPARWLPAFIRWHDTDVSWWESWKLAVKTLPRVRDHTIVEYATRLPGQDDVIVARVPFLKFVVVRSPELARHVLVGNQNNYAKSAEYDMLAVAFGRGLVTDLDDRRWMRNRRLVQPVFGKRNVDRFAGPMTEAASEAADRILAMHRTGDPVDINAEMNRLTLDIIARTMFGTDLSGPMSQVRLANLLRFFGIGFMTNLSRPIRAMSTWVLRHGPHPESADNPRLPMRVMRAAGWLTAPRSMRDLRHVENVIDRLIADHRTGRITRKDNLLALLMDARDPETGYAYTDLEIRDELMTFIGAGMETTATALAWTWHLLGRHPEVRARLQEELDTVLAGRLPTAEDVDRLVYTKAVVSETMRVYPPIIGLARVATGDDVLGGYPISAGTTVAIILHGLHHNSRIWDRPDEFDPTRYLPDRLEPKQKSASIPFGAGKRMCIAYGFATMEAVLVLATIAQRLELHPADARPIRPQISFTGGPDGPMPMNPVRRTA; this is encoded by the coding sequence ATGGCAGCGATCGCGGATCGGGCGGATTCGGCACCCGCCCTCAGGCTTCACCCGGCACGCTGGTTACCGGCGTTCATCCGCTGGCACGACACCGACGTGTCGTGGTGGGAGTCGTGGAAACTCGCGGTGAAAACCCTGCCGAGGGTGCGCGATCACACCATCGTCGAGTACGCGACCCGGCTGCCGGGGCAGGACGACGTGATCGTGGCGCGGGTGCCGTTCCTGAAGTTCGTGGTGGTGCGCAGCCCGGAGCTGGCCCGGCACGTGCTGGTCGGCAATCAGAACAACTACGCCAAGAGCGCCGAGTACGACATGCTCGCCGTCGCATTCGGGCGCGGGCTGGTGACGGATCTGGACGATCGCCGGTGGATGCGCAATAGACGACTCGTGCAGCCGGTGTTCGGCAAGCGCAATGTGGACCGGTTCGCCGGGCCGATGACCGAGGCGGCCAGCGAGGCCGCCGACCGCATCCTCGCCATGCACCGCACCGGCGATCCCGTCGACATCAATGCCGAAATGAACCGTCTCACACTGGATATCATCGCCCGCACCATGTTCGGCACCGACCTGTCCGGCCCGATGTCGCAGGTGCGGCTGGCGAATCTGCTGCGGTTCTTCGGGATCGGGTTCATGACCAACCTGAGCCGCCCGATCCGCGCCATGTCCACGTGGGTGCTGCGGCACGGGCCGCATCCCGAATCGGCCGACAACCCACGGCTTCCCATGCGGGTCATGCGCGCCGCGGGCTGGCTCACCGCGCCCCGGTCCATGCGGGACCTGCGCCATGTCGAAAACGTGATCGACCGGCTCATCGCCGATCACCGCACCGGCCGCATCACCCGCAAGGACAATCTGCTCGCCCTGCTGATGGACGCCCGCGACCCCGAAACCGGCTACGCCTACACCGATCTGGAGATCCGCGACGAGCTGATGACCTTCATCGGCGCCGGAATGGAAACCACCGCAACGGCTCTCGCCTGGACGTGGCATCTGCTCGGCAGGCATCCGGAGGTGCGCGCCCGGTTACAGGAGGAACTGGACACCGTCCTGGCCGGACGGCTGCCGACCGCCGAGGACGTCGACCGGCTGGTCTACACCAAAGCCGTTGTGTCCGAGACGATGCGGGTCTACCCGCCGATCATCGGCCTGGCCCGGGTGGCGACCGGCGACGACGTGCTCGGCGGCTACCCGATCAGCGCGGGCACCACCGTCGCGATCATCCTGCACGGCCTGCACCACAACAGCCGGATCTGGGACCGGCCCGACGAATTCGATCCGACCCGCTACCTGCCCGACCGGCTGGAGCCGAAGCAGAAATCCGCCTCCATCCCGTTCGGCGCGGGCAAACGCATGTGCATCGCCTACGGATTCGCCACCATGGAGGCCGTACTGGTGCTGGCCACCATCGCCCAGCGCCTCGAGCTGCATCCCGCCGACGCCCGTCCGATCCGGCCGCAGATCTCCTTCACCGGCGGCCCCGACGGGCCGATGCCGATGAATCCGGTGCGGCGAACGGCCTAG